From a single Natronorubrum tibetense GA33 genomic region:
- a CDS encoding branched-chain amino acid ABC transporter permease, translating into MSLIEYAANGLVYSSIIVLGSIGLSLIYSINGFANFAHGDTMTVGAYTSLVAFGIVGGVGFSVLGLPMGFFLALLIGIAVAAVVAVITEKLVYEPLDIGSIGLLITSIGVAFVYRALIQMGFGADSIRYDIGTLQPIETLLPYGIRLTQHDVAIVLSAAVLVSGLHVLLQHTDLGRKMRAMADNPDLARASGIRTYRIRLWSWIIGAGLAGAGGVFLGLFNQLLPRMGFNVLLVIFAAVILGGIGSIYGAMLGGFLIGMVVELMPLLSDIGIPVGIEYANAVAFLIMVAVLLVRPTGIAGEAIDGEGV; encoded by the coding sequence ATGTCTCTTATCGAATACGCTGCCAACGGGCTGGTGTATAGTAGTATCATCGTTCTCGGGAGCATCGGCCTCTCGTTGATCTACAGTATCAACGGCTTTGCAAACTTCGCACACGGCGATACGATGACCGTCGGCGCGTACACGTCGCTCGTTGCCTTCGGCATCGTCGGCGGCGTCGGATTCAGCGTCCTCGGACTGCCGATGGGCTTTTTCCTCGCGTTACTGATCGGCATCGCCGTCGCCGCCGTTGTCGCAGTAATCACGGAGAAACTCGTCTACGAACCGCTGGACATCGGATCGATCGGCCTGCTGATCACGTCGATCGGTGTCGCGTTCGTCTACCGCGCGCTCATCCAGATGGGCTTTGGCGCGGACTCGATTCGGTACGACATCGGCACCCTCCAACCGATCGAGACGCTGCTGCCGTATGGCATCCGGCTGACCCAGCACGACGTCGCGATCGTTCTCTCGGCGGCCGTGCTCGTGTCCGGCCTGCACGTCCTCTTACAACACACCGACCTCGGTCGAAAGATGCGCGCGATGGCCGATAACCCGGATCTCGCTCGAGCGAGCGGCATTCGAACCTATCGAATCAGGCTCTGGTCGTGGATCATCGGTGCCGGACTGGCCGGCGCTGGCGGAGTGTTCCTCGGCCTGTTCAACCAGCTGCTGCCACGGATGGGCTTCAACGTCCTGCTGGTCATCTTCGCTGCGGTGATCCTCGGCGGGATCGGCTCCATCTACGGCGCGATGCTCGGTGGCTTCCTCATCGGGATGGTCGTCGAGCTGATGCCGCTGTTGAGCGATATCGGGATTCCAGTTGGTATCGAGTACGCGAACGCGGTCGCGTTCCTCATCATGGTCGCCGTGTTACTCGTCCGACCGACGGGTATCGCCGGCGAGGCTATCGACGGGGAGGGGGTGTGA
- a CDS encoding branched-chain amino acid ABC transporter permease codes for MGALSDPRGYWDDLTSTEQWVTAALGLVVLAMVLALLSGLLGASYFLFLFGLAGMYALLSLGLNSQWGFTGLINFSVAAFFGLGAYGAALMTASNSPIAGGYNPVFGLLIALVLAAVVAVAIGIPTLRLRADYLAIATLGLAEVVRLFMLNERQWTNGSAGLRGIPTFFEGWPVLGAFPNAMPALEIELVPGSAVVLGFAFWQQLLNVGLLLIFLGVTFAMLRRAQRSPWGRLLRTIRSDEDLAKALGKNTFSYKMQSFVLGSLIMALAGVFYAHLNLFVNPGDLDPITTFYVWVAVILGGSGSNRGALLGGFVVVAIREGSRFVNDLSWIPVSGAPVRLLAIGLLIILVMRFRPQGILPPQRELIWSSAVDNAAPSRPSQGVRDAKGGDSNE; via the coding sequence ATGGGGGCTCTCTCAGACCCTCGAGGCTACTGGGACGACCTGACATCCACGGAACAGTGGGTTACCGCTGCCCTCGGACTGGTCGTTCTCGCGATGGTGCTCGCACTGCTCTCCGGCCTGCTCGGGGCGTCGTACTTCCTCTTCCTGTTCGGGCTAGCGGGGATGTACGCGCTCCTCTCGCTGGGGCTCAACTCCCAATGGGGGTTTACCGGACTGATCAACTTCAGTGTCGCCGCCTTCTTCGGACTCGGCGCGTACGGCGCGGCGCTGATGACCGCGAGCAACTCGCCGATCGCCGGCGGCTACAACCCCGTCTTCGGCCTGCTCATCGCACTGGTGCTCGCGGCGGTCGTCGCGGTCGCGATCGGGATCCCGACGTTGCGACTGCGTGCGGACTACCTCGCGATCGCGACCCTCGGACTGGCGGAAGTCGTCCGCCTGTTCATGCTCAACGAACGCCAGTGGACGAACGGGAGCGCCGGGCTCCGAGGCATTCCGACGTTCTTCGAAGGGTGGCCGGTGCTCGGCGCGTTTCCGAACGCCATGCCGGCCCTCGAGATCGAACTCGTCCCGGGGTCGGCCGTCGTCCTCGGATTCGCCTTCTGGCAACAGCTGCTCAACGTCGGACTCCTGCTGATCTTTCTCGGGGTGACGTTCGCGATGTTGCGCCGAGCCCAGCGGTCGCCGTGGGGGCGACTGCTCCGGACGATCCGATCCGACGAGGACCTCGCGAAGGCGCTGGGGAAGAACACCTTCTCGTATAAGATGCAGTCGTTCGTCCTCGGCAGCCTTATTATGGCGCTTGCAGGGGTGTTCTACGCGCATCTGAACCTCTTTGTCAACCCCGGCGACCTCGACCCGATCACGACGTTCTACGTGTGGGTCGCGGTGATTCTCGGGGGCAGCGGCTCGAACCGCGGGGCGCTGCTCGGCGGGTTCGTCGTGGTCGCAATCCGGGAAGGCTCCCGGTTCGTCAACGATCTCAGCTGGATCCCGGTCAGCGGCGCGCCGGTCAGACTGCTCGCGATCGGACTGTTGATCATCCTCGTCATGCGGTTCCGGCCACAGGGGATCTTGCCACCACAGCGGGAACTGATCTGGTCGAGCGCGGTCGACAACGCCGCCCCGTCGCGACCGTCACAGGGCGTTCGCGACGCTAAAGGAGGTGACTCGAATGAGTGA
- a CDS encoding ABC transporter substrate-binding protein translates to MTVDDTPLRNRREVLTGGAALGVMALAGCIGTTEEGEGSDDAYTIGMVDSLSGSLADFGERNQNAKELALEHINEIGVKDQDLEIIVEDSESTSQQGVSAAQKLVNQDNVPFVIGAVGSGVSMSIYESVIEGTGVVQLSQSSTGLDLTDQPDLLRMSPSGRTQSIALADIIAEDGYDEVAATYINDDFGVSLFDAFEEAYDGDIVYDSAHDGEGSSYSSLVSSMDGSGADAWLCITYQSEFATMVNDMYSGGYEPQLYGADSNRGDSVLEGTPEGSMDGMKLVEPAAPEDQDNYQEFAAAFEEEYGESPTAWSAFAYDCVVTAALSIQAADEFTGEALSEVVRDVTRPEGEEVFTYEEAHEILADDGTADDIDYQGVSGPIDFDENGDPRGSLVVMEVQDHDYASIEFRES, encoded by the coding sequence ATGACGGTTGATGACACACCACTACGAAATCGGCGAGAAGTGCTAACCGGCGGGGCTGCACTCGGAGTAATGGCGCTGGCCGGCTGTATCGGCACGACGGAGGAAGGAGAGGGGAGCGACGATGCCTACACGATCGGGATGGTCGACTCACTGAGCGGGTCACTGGCGGATTTCGGTGAGCGAAACCAGAACGCCAAGGAGCTCGCTCTCGAGCACATCAACGAGATCGGCGTCAAGGACCAGGACCTCGAGATCATCGTCGAGGACTCGGAAAGCACCTCCCAACAAGGCGTCTCAGCGGCACAGAAACTCGTCAATCAGGACAACGTCCCGTTCGTTATCGGGGCCGTGGGGTCGGGAGTCTCAATGTCGATCTACGAGAGCGTCATCGAGGGGACTGGCGTCGTCCAGTTGAGCCAGAGTTCGACCGGACTCGATCTGACGGATCAACCAGACCTCCTCCGGATGTCACCCAGCGGGCGCACGCAGTCGATCGCGCTGGCGGACATCATCGCCGAGGACGGCTACGACGAGGTTGCAGCAACTTACATCAACGACGACTTCGGCGTGAGCCTGTTCGACGCGTTCGAGGAAGCGTACGACGGCGACATCGTCTACGACAGCGCCCACGACGGAGAAGGGTCATCGTACAGCAGCCTCGTCTCCAGCATGGACGGCTCCGGAGCGGACGCGTGGCTCTGTATCACCTACCAGAGCGAGTTCGCGACGATGGTCAACGACATGTACTCCGGCGGCTACGAGCCACAGTTGTACGGCGCCGACTCGAACCGGGGCGACAGCGTCCTCGAGGGAACGCCCGAGGGGAGCATGGACGGCATGAAACTCGTCGAACCCGCAGCACCGGAAGACCAGGACAACTATCAGGAGTTCGCGGCGGCGTTCGAAGAGGAGTACGGCGAGTCGCCGACGGCGTGGTCCGCGTTCGCCTACGACTGTGTGGTCACCGCAGCGCTCTCGATTCAGGCCGCCGACGAGTTCACCGGCGAGGCGCTCAGCGAGGTCGTCCGCGACGTCACCCGACCCGAGGGCGAAGAAGTCTTCACCTACGAGGAAGCACACGAGATCCTTGCAGACGATGGAACTGCCGACGACATCGATTATCAGGGCGTCAGCGGTCCGATCGACTTCGACGAGAACGGCGATCCGCGAGGCAGTCTCGTGGTGATGGAAGTCCAGGACCACGACTACGCCTCGATCGAGTTCCGGGAATCGTAA
- a CDS encoding ABC transporter ATP-binding protein C-terminal domain-containing protein — MEFVMELADPIVVLDRGSVLTEGKPHQIQSDTQVIDAYLGGGGV, encoded by the coding sequence ATGGAGTTCGTCATGGAACTCGCCGATCCGATCGTCGTCCTCGACCGGGGGAGCGTGCTCACTGAAGGAAAACCACACCAAATCCAGTCAGACACCCAGGTCATCGACGCCTACCTCGGAGGTGGTGGCGTATGA
- a CDS encoding ABC transporter ATP-binding protein, whose product MSDHVLALEAVDSGYGEVQVLDDCTLHLDTDEIVCLIGPNGAGKSTVLKTAFGMLTPWEGAVRYHNDEIGGMAPEDIVREGIGFVPQTENVFGSLTIEENLRMGGVARDDDLGPVLEKLYDRFPLLDEKRSAKARNLSGGQRQVLALARALVMEPDVLLIDEPSAGLAPNTADDVFRDVQEVNAMDTAILMVEQNAKKGLGISDRGYVLDQGTVRFEDEADALLDNEEVSKLYLGG is encoded by the coding sequence ATGAGCGATCACGTTCTCGCACTCGAGGCTGTCGACAGCGGCTATGGCGAGGTGCAGGTGCTCGACGACTGTACGCTCCACCTCGATACGGACGAGATCGTCTGCCTGATCGGTCCGAACGGCGCTGGGAAGTCGACGGTGCTCAAGACCGCGTTCGGCATGCTGACGCCGTGGGAGGGAGCCGTTCGGTATCACAACGATGAGATCGGTGGCATGGCACCCGAAGACATCGTCCGCGAGGGAATCGGGTTCGTCCCCCAAACGGAGAACGTGTTCGGCTCGCTGACGATCGAGGAGAATCTGCGGATGGGCGGTGTCGCCCGCGATGACGACCTCGGGCCGGTTCTCGAAAAATTGTACGACCGGTTCCCACTGCTCGACGAAAAGCGCTCGGCGAAGGCGCGGAACCTCTCGGGCGGCCAGCGACAGGTGCTCGCACTGGCCCGCGCGCTCGTGATGGAACCCGACGTGCTCCTGATCGACGAACCCTCCGCGGGACTGGCACCGAACACTGCTGACGACGTGTTCAGGGACGTTCAGGAGGTCAACGCCATGGACACGGCGATCCTGATGGTCGAACAGAACGCGAAGAAGGGGCTAGGAATCTCCGATCGAGGCTACGTCCTCGATCAGGGAACCGTGCGATTCGAGGACGAAGCCGACGCGCTGCTGGACAATGAAGAAGTGTCCAAGCTGTATCTCGGTGGCTAA